A DNA window from Gammaproteobacteria bacterium contains the following coding sequences:
- a CDS encoding glycosyltransferase, exosortase A system-associated: MKILHVFDHSIPLHSGYTFRSRSILEQQRKLGWETEHLTSPKHNMATDPSGAEEIIDGLHFFRTPPLKGKIWRLPVMNQLAAIPAIEKRLNEVIPKIKPDIIHAHSPALNGWAAINSARKFGIPVVYEIRAFWEDAAVDHGTTKEGSIRYRLTRAMETRVINKADAVTTICEGLRSDIISRGVSPEKITVIPNAVDIQKFSEISKKDVELEAKHSLSGKTVIGFIGSYYAYEGLPVLVEALGKLVTRRKDVVLLLVGGGPQEGHIKALVQSKNLSEHVRIIGRVPHDTVQRYYSLVDILAYPRLPMRLTELVTPLKPLEAMAQKKLLVASDVGGHRELIENGKTGFLFSAGNAGALADVLNSLIDKREAWGDVHTAGRSYVENVRNWKNSVERYEKIYLCLTGKET, from the coding sequence GTGAAGATATTACATGTATTTGATCACTCGATTCCACTTCATAGCGGTTATACATTTCGATCTCGCTCGATTCTTGAACAACAAAGGAAGCTTGGTTGGGAAACTGAGCACCTCACTAGTCCCAAGCACAATATGGCAACAGACCCTAGCGGGGCGGAAGAGATTATTGATGGACTGCATTTTTTTCGGACGCCTCCACTTAAGGGGAAAATTTGGCGCTTGCCTGTAATGAATCAATTGGCGGCAATTCCGGCGATAGAAAAAAGGCTGAATGAAGTCATACCGAAGATAAAGCCCGATATTATCCATGCTCACTCTCCGGCATTGAACGGATGGGCAGCAATAAATTCAGCAAGGAAATTTGGTATTCCTGTTGTTTATGAAATTAGAGCATTTTGGGAAGACGCAGCAGTAGACCACGGCACGACTAAAGAAGGAAGCATCCGGTACCGTCTAACTCGTGCAATGGAAACCAGAGTTATCAACAAAGCTGACGCGGTGACAACAATTTGTGAGGGATTGCGCAGTGACATAATTTCCAGAGGAGTGTCGCCAGAGAAGATTACCGTCATTCCAAACGCTGTGGATATTCAGAAATTTAGTGAGATATCGAAGAAAGATGTAGAGTTGGAGGCAAAACACAGCCTGTCCGGAAAAACTGTGATAGGTTTTATTGGGTCTTACTATGCCTACGAAGGCCTGCCAGTGCTCGTCGAAGCTCTAGGCAAGCTTGTTACTCGGCGAAAAGATGTGGTTTTGCTTCTTGTTGGTGGCGGTCCTCAGGAAGGGCACATTAAGGCACTTGTTCAATCGAAAAACCTATCCGAACATGTCCGAATTATTGGTCGAGTACCTCATGACACTGTGCAGCGATACTATAGCCTAGTAGATATTCTTGCGTACCCCCGTCTCCCAATGCGATTAACAGAGTTAGTAACTCCTCTAAAGCCCCTGGAGGCGATGGCCCAGAAGAAATTGTTGGTGGCATCTGATGTCGGGGGGCATCGTGAATTAATAGAAAATGGCAAAACCGGTTTTCTTTTTTCGGCTGGTAACGCTGGTGCACTGGCTGATGTGTTGAATTCACTCATTGATAAAAGAGAGGCATGGGGCGACGTTCATACGGCGGGAAGGTCATACGTTGAAAATGTACGCAATTGGAAAAATAGTGTTGAAAGATATGAAAAGATTTATCTTTGCCTAACGGGGAAAGAAACGTGA
- a CDS encoding glycosyltransferase family 4 protein yields the protein MKTLLFSTLFPNCVQPQHGGFVENRLRHLLSSGEVETRVVAPVAWFPFKNGIFGKYATAAKIPHYEVRDDLNVYHPRYMLIPKVGMNMAPEAIFRAVLPHIKKLMANGFEFDLIDAHYFYPDGVAAVMLADAIGKPVVITARGSDLSLIPSFNKPRQKIIWAAQRANAIITVCQALKNVLLELGIPDEKITVLRNGVDLEKFRPPENREQLRRRLGFSGKTVLSVGNLVELKGHHLIIEALLELKDVSLVVAGSGERQEFLQRLVSSLGLEDRVRFLGSVKHTELKDYYGAADMLVLASSREGWANVLLESMACGTPVVATKLWGTPEVVTAPESGLLIDERSVGAIAKGISALYSSYPDRVKTRLYAEQYSWEETTSGQLKLFQEMINA from the coding sequence GTGAAGACGCTTCTATTTTCTACGCTATTCCCGAATTGTGTTCAGCCTCAGCATGGAGGTTTTGTAGAAAACAGACTCAGACATTTATTATCAAGTGGCGAGGTTGAAACGAGAGTTGTTGCGCCTGTGGCGTGGTTTCCGTTTAAAAATGGCATATTCGGAAAATATGCCACGGCTGCGAAAATTCCCCACTATGAGGTTCGCGATGACCTGAACGTATATCATCCCCGCTATATGCTTATTCCAAAAGTGGGTATGAACATGGCGCCAGAAGCTATCTTTCGTGCTGTTCTACCACATATAAAAAAGCTAATGGCTAATGGTTTTGAATTTGACTTAATTGATGCTCACTACTTCTATCCAGACGGCGTGGCTGCTGTAATGCTTGCTGATGCAATCGGTAAACCAGTCGTTATAACTGCGCGAGGATCTGACCTAAGCCTGATCCCCTCCTTTAATAAGCCTCGACAAAAAATTATTTGGGCCGCCCAGCGAGCTAACGCGATAATTACTGTGTGTCAGGCATTGAAAAATGTTTTGCTTGAGTTAGGAATTCCCGATGAGAAGATTACTGTTTTGCGCAATGGAGTTGACTTAGAAAAATTCAGACCCCCAGAAAACAGAGAGCAGCTTCGGCGGAGACTAGGATTCAGCGGTAAAACGGTTTTGAGTGTTGGCAATTTGGTAGAGCTGAAAGGCCATCACCTTATCATTGAAGCATTACTCGAACTAAAAGATGTGTCTCTTGTAGTCGCTGGGAGTGGAGAAAGGCAAGAGTTCTTACAACGGCTAGTGAGCAGCCTGGGGCTTGAGGATCGAGTTCGATTCCTGGGCTCGGTGAAACATACAGAATTGAAAGACTACTATGGTGCAGCAGATATGTTGGTGTTGGCATCTAGTAGAGAAGGGTGGGCAAATGTTCTGCTTGAGTCTATGGCTTGTGGAACGCCGGTCGTTGCAACAAAGCTGTGGGGCACTCCCGAAGTTGTTACTGCCCCTGAGTCAGGTCTTTTAATAGACGAGCGTAGTGTAGGCGCGATTGCGAAAGGTATTTCTGCTCTTTATAGTTCCTATCCTGACCGAGTGAAAACAAGACTCTACGCAGAGCAATACAGTTGGGAAGAAACGACGTCAGGTCAGTTAAAGTTGTTTCAGGAGATGATTAATGCGTGA